The genomic segment CGTTTTCTCAGTCATGGTTAAATATGACAAACAAAagcatttaagaagctggaaccagtgaaagacaaactgatgattatttttaaCAATAGTTTCAGCtcaattgttttttcttttactttgaaatgctGAGCCCATGTTGAACtaaatattctgtatttttccaGCAATACCTTCACATTGTGGACTCTCTGAACATCCCCTCACCCGACCCGCAGTACCTGCTGGACCTCATCAGACACAAACACTGGGGAGAGTCGCTGTTAATAGTCGACGTGTGAGTAGGATCAGTGAGGCTTCAAACAGACTTCATCGGTTCGCTCAGTGCTGACGTTGTTCTTGTTGCTTTCAGAGGTGAAGAGTTTCCTGAAAACATCCTCCAGGCAACAGCGGGTTTGAAGACGGTGAACATCATTCCAGCCATCGGTAAGTTAGCGCTCAGTATTTTCTCTAAAGAGGTGACGTAATGCACCAACTTTTCTCGTAAAGCTCTGTTGCACTCGTCTCTGTGGGCTGAACATCTGATAACTGTTACTTCCCATTTAATTTGTGGAAATGAAACAGGCATTAgaactatttttttatttattttagcttTCTGCGTACATTTTGACGTATAAATGGTTTGAGTATTAAGACAATGTCCTCTGCACTGTAACTTTGCCATCACCAACTGAGCAGCcctaaaaaaattaactaacgttaaacagtgataacacaaaaactgtaaaatatataaaaaaagttgaatCATTTTCTAATAGCTGAAGGTTTTGTGACTAGTTGAAAGTTTGAATGACGtgtgtaggtgaaagtatgtgGGAGGAGTAGCATTTAGAAGTGGAAGAAGCCTGAAGCGGATTTAAAGATTTCTTCATTgacttttaaaaactaaatggtGGAGAAAAGTTGAATACAAGCACAGATGTCCTTAAAGAGCTGAACGTTTTTtgtagctgaaagtatgcagaaggcGAACAGAAAtcgaatggggaaaaaaaaaaaaaatctgataatACTGCTGAATTAGCATTCACACAATTACTCAAACTGACAAAACTCATTGAAATAAGAGTTACATGAAGAAAACAGtcaaaatataatttgtaatgcccattttatttttctgtgaaAGATACTTTAGTGCCAACATCCTGGCTCTATATAACACTCTTTAAAGAATCGGCACTCTTGTTTTCACCCTCAGTTCTGATTTTCTTGATGCGGAAAACAACTGATTGTAACACCTTTTAAAAAAGTTTACTCTGTGACACTGCATTTGTCCGAATGATAATTTCGCTAACAAGCTAATACTAGCAGGCAAATAATTTGCATCATCAAATAGTGGAACTCCGAGCATCACTTTGACGACACACATAATGACGCCATTATTTAAAACTTCAGTAGGTTTGAGGTTGGCAGCTACATCAGCCTTTAAGGACAATCGAAAAGCATGAAGTAATGCACTCCTATCGTGTCGCAAATTAAGGGGGAGCGCTATGATTTTAAGCTTCTGTAGAAGTAAacggatgtttgtttttttgtctgttctCTGCCAGGTCTGAATGTCCACAGCATGCTGAAACATGAAGCTGTCGTCCTCACTCTGGAAACCATCAAGTTTCTGGAAGACAAGCTGCTTTGGCACGACCAGCGCTACACCCCCCTGTACCCGTTTAAACTGCCCTACTCAGACTTCCCGTAGAAGACACCAAATTACCTGTAATATATTCACTGACTGCAATGTTTTCTTTGAGTTTATTATgtttcacaaaaaataaaaataaataaataatgtcaatgattaaaaaaataaaacacacaaagttGTATTAAAATGACCTAAAAAGGCACGTGGAGAGTAAAAGACCTAAAATCGATGACTGAATTTGTGTGGAGGGAGCCCGTTAGCCAAATCGTTCCTGATCTCCCAACGGAGGGCCGAGCGCTTCTTCTCTGTTGGCACGATGTAGGTGTTTGGCACATACACCCTCCGAGGTTTAGGCTGCAACACAGAACAAATCAAGACTTAATCTACTAAATACTAAAAGTTCTATTTTTGCTGTCTCAGTATTTATATTTCTCTCTTGTAAAGTTGTAGACACTGACTTTGTGTTTCAGTAGAGCTGAACACACTGCACAGCTGTTCTTATTcacatatacagtgaggaaaataagtatttgaacagcctgctattttgcaagttctcccacttggaaatcatggaggggtctgaaattgtcatcgtaggtgcatgtccaccgtgagagacataatctaaaaaaagaaaatccagaaatcacaatatatgattttttttactatttatttgtatgatacagctgcaaataagtatttgaacaactgtctatcagctagaattctgacccccAAAGACCTGTTTGTctgcatttaaaatgtccacctccactccatttattatcctaaattagatgcacctgtttgaggtcgttagctgcataaagacacctgtccaccccatacaatcggTAAGAATCcaaactactaacatggccaagaccaaagagctgtccaaagacactagagacagaattgtacacctccacaaggctggaaagggctacggggaaattgccaagcagcttggtgaaaaaaggtccactgttggagcaatcattagaaaatggaagaagctaaacatgactgtcaatctccctcggactggggctccatgcaagatctcacctcgtggggtctcaatgatcctaagaaaggtgagaaatcagcccagaactacacaggaggagctggtcaatgacctgaaaagagctgggaccaccgtttccaaggttactgttggtaatacactaagacgtcatggtttgaaattatgcatggcacggaaggttcccctgcttaaaccagcacatgtccaggcccgtcttaagttagccaatgaccatttggatgatccagaggagtcatgggagaaagtcatgtggtcagatgagaccaaaatagaactttttggtcataattccactaaccgtgtttggaggaagaagaatgatgagtaccatcccaagaacaccatccctactgtgaagcatggggatggtagcatcatgctttgggggtgtttttctgcacatgggacagggtgactgcactgtattaaggagaggatgaccggggccacgtattgcgagattttggggaacaacctccttccctcagttagagcattgaagatgggtcgaggctgggtcttccaacatgacaatgacccaaagcacacagccaggataaccaaggagtggacccaatagagaatctttggagggagctcaaactccgtgtttctcagcaacagcccagaaacctgactgatctagagaagatctgtgtggagtgggccaaaatccctcctgcagtgtgtacaaacctggtgaaaaactacaggaaacgtgtgacctctgtacttgcaaacaaatgctactgtaccaaatattaacattgattttctcaggtgttcaaatacttatttgcagctgtatcatacaaatagttaaaaaaatcatattgtgatttctggatttttttttttagattatgtctctcacagtggacatgcacctacgatgacaatttcagacccctccatgatttccaagtgggagaacttgcaaaatagcagggtgttcaaatacttattttcctcactgtatttCATTATCAGTAATTAAAAAGGACTGCAAATGTATAAACTAGTAATTCTGGGGTGCAGAAGTGACTCTTAATTAAATGTTTTCTATTGGTGCACTTGTTACAACAAAGATGTGTTAATAGTAATTGCTGTACCGTGTGATCAGCTcctctgcaacaacaaaaagtatgtaaataagtaaatatagCATCTTAATGTGGCCATAACGCAAGTACACAAACTGGCAGTTTAACATATGCACCTATTGTTCTGGTTTTAAAGCCACCTTAGAAAATGTAAGCCAAGCCACCATGCTTAGTGGAAAAGTGAATAACTGTTGAAGGTAAGTCATAATTACATTTAGGTaagaccagaggcctgtactacgaatcaagatcaacatgctctggatttatttcagttacccggcttcacctaacctaacaaccaaCGCTGCAAATACGTgaatcacaacgcttattaatatcacttcctcAGCAGttaggcacaagatctgaccataattacacttgtgctttctaTAAACGGACATTGCTTTAGCTTATTATTtaagttgcaaccctggcaatGGTACGATCgtgagataaaataaaaaatatgaaaacgTAATTCTAACCAATGTGCGCATTGgaaacacacggctcaagaagccaacaaaatactttaacttctctctctccccactctcctcacacaaatgtctaacttgtgatttaaacagctacaaatatttttaacacagAACATGTTGCCTAGCGCAGCTTTACAGAAAATATTTGGTAAGCTACTTACTGGTGGAGGCTGGTATGCAAGTCGTtcctaaaaacaaaagcaaaacttGTGAGAgccaaacattaaaaaaaaaacattgttaagaAACAACTGAATACCAACTTGTTCTTTTTTAACAGGTGGaaaaagtattatcagcaatatgtacttaaaggtgcagtaggtaacttttataaaataaaaaaggatttgTCAAATTTGGTCAAACTATCACTATATCCTGGAAGTAATACATGAATCAGATAATTATTCTAAAGAAATCACGTTCCCCTGTCTCCCTAGAGCTCCTAAAAGGAATTTGCACGTttcctacaaccaatcagagccgagGAGTCTCCAACGCTGCGCCAATGACTGCTCGTGAACTACGGTCAAACTGTAAAACTAGGCAGCGCTGATCAATCACGAATCAAGAttctgttttcagaaacatgttagTTACTGTTTCGCTGAAAACTGAGAATGTTTGTGACCAAGTGGAGCCAAAACAAAGCACACTGCGTTAGACTCctcggctctgattggttgttttcctTCAGGCGTGGAGGAAACTTGCAAATACcattaagaagaagaagaagaagaagaagaagaagaagaagaagaagaagaagatgatatGAGGATAGGTTTTCATACCCTTATCTCCCAGCGGAGATCTCTCCTGTCCTTTTCTCCTGGAAGTTTAAACATTTCCCAGAGCTGCTTATACTGGAAATACCTGCAGAGATGAGACAACCACACAGGTCAACCAACAGACCAACATGGATCTAATGggaataaacacatttttgtatCTTGTGGTTCCAAGTTCATTTTAGCAGAACTCTCTCCATATTTTATCCAGGTAGGAGTCCTGTGTACAGGTAGTTTTGAGTCATTTTCATGCTTTTAAACTTACTTGGCCACCGGGTCTGTCTTCTTTATGGTTTGCTGACTCATCACTGGTCGGATGactgaaatataaaaacattcgATACATTATAAAATGGTTCAATGCCATAAAAACCATAACATGAATTGTAACATTGGTTGACTTACAGGATTTGGGTTTGGGCCTGAGGTCGCCATCACTTTGACTTTGAGTCTGCCCAAAATCAAAACAACAGTAAATTCATACCATTTTATCGGACACAAACAGTGGAAAGTGTATCTGCCACCACTCTCCTGGAGACTACATTACCCACCATGCCTCTTATGTAGGATTCAAAGGCGCTGAAAGAGAGTCCCTCTGTCTCCGAGGCCCGGGTCTCACTCTGACTGGGGACGTCGTCGTGCTCAGTCTCAAAGTCGCGCTGAGCAGACGAGGACAACCGAAGATCGGCGAGTCGCTCCTCCAGACAGCTCGCTGCATCTGCAAAGAAACAAGATTCAAATCAGATTATTAGGATTTTAACTGGCTTTGTTTTTAACTTCCTTTAGCGTCACAATTGCCAGAGAACAAAACGTATTCAGTCTGATCAGAGTTTTCCAGCTGGTCGGAGGATTCAGGCTAGTAAACTTTCAGATGTCAGGCTGCCTCCGTTTAGTCTGAAACTAAACAAACGCTCACATTTGGCCTCATGTGAAGGTCTACGATAGTCGTTCAGACTTGACTTTTGCTGTCTCCAATGACCAGGGCTGAAACAATTAATTGAGTAACCTGagtaatttgattactaaaaatcatCTAGgcgattatttttctttttgctttgaGACATATAATCCATTTAACTCTATCTATCCAAAACCCCACAGAGGTTAAATAGCTGGTTTCTCCATCGCTGAATCAGAACTGAAGAAGTCTCTCAGATAAGAGACAAAACGTCTCGAAGCACCTTGATTTGAACCCTTTCTTGGAGAACTAtgacctggatgactgagaaccTTCACAGACAATGTTTAGTCTGCTACTGTATCTGTGATATCTGCTCAATCTTTTATTATGGCTAATTCTCACTGCAAGTTTGCTTAATTAttgtcttgatttttttttaaatcttaaaataTTCTTTATGAAACCTTTGCCTTCCGATTCTGTGCTGGTAACCTGTCtagttcacaaaatattaatacAGACCTGAACTATTTTGGGTTTCTGAATCAAACAGACTTGAAACATTTGTTTGAGGTCCAAAttaaaaaagagagacacaTCTTTGTACATGCTTCAACAATAGAAAAATCACATTGACCTATGACATGCTGTTGGCCAAAAAGAACAGTTAGGCTATGTTTAAAGTTGGAGTAGTGAGGATGAAAGTAAACACCTTCGACTGcataacatgttttaaattacaagATTTCAAACCAGTAAATCTCGCAGAAACAGAAACGAATCAAGGTCAAGTTGGTATGGATGTTTAAGGCAATGAGCTATATTTCAATCTGAGAGGTTATTTGGGATGAAGTAATTCCACAAACTTTAACAACCTAACGTTGACACCGTTTTAAAGTAAAGGGTcagcaacacagagaaagaaaaccaTTTACCCTTCTTCTGTCTGAGGTTTCCTTCCCACTCACACATCTTGTCCAACGTCATTCGTCTGAAATCCACTTTGGAGTCGATAAACTTGATGTCCTCGTTGCGTGAAGACTCGTCTGGATGCTCTGACTCCACTTTGTCCTCACTGGCTTTCTCTTCTTTAGGGTCCTGCACCTCTTCCTCTAGCCTTTCATATTGTTCTCCCCCTTCGTCATCACACCCTGCTTCCAAATGATTCCCATCTGAATGGTCTTCAACTACATTGCTGTAAAATTGTCGTTCCTCTGATGTTGCGTTTGTTACTTCATTGTCGGACGCTGCACGTACATCTTCAGATTTCCCATCAGTCTGGTCGTTATCTTCTCCTGGTTTCACGTCTGCGATGTCCACCTCTTTGTACAAGTCATCGGTTGCACAACGCGCCACGTTAGCTTCAGGCTCGGCGTCCGCTAACACGCCCGGTGGACACGTCTCGATGTAGTCTGGCACCGTGGCTTCCACGTGAAACCCGGCAAAGCTGCACAGCGAATGGTCGTCGTCTTCGTCGTCTCTTACCTCAGACAGATCTCCCCGACTGTCTTGATCAAACTCGGTTATGGTGTGGTCGTCCCTGTAGTCTCCTCCCTCCTGCTCCTCTGGTCTGTACGTGCCGTAGCCAGACGTCATCAGACTCTGAGCTGGACTATCGGAACTGCTGCCACAGCTTTCTTCATCATCGCGGCGGCTTCCACCTTCCAAAGTATCCCTGCTGACGTTGACCTGGTTGCTCAGTTCAGGCTTTTCCTCCTCTGAAGCCTCCTTATGAGGGTCGTCTGCATCGCCAACAGGATTAGACTCTTCCACGCTGATCACTCGCCcaatctcctcctcttcctcctctgaagTTTCCTGGTAAGAGTCTTCTGCATCGCCAAGAGGTTTAGACTCTTTCTTGCCAATCACTCGCTTAATCTCCACCGCCTCTGAAGCCTCCTGGTAAAAGTTCTCTGAATAACCAGCAAGTTTGGACTCTTCCTCTTCTGAAGCATCAGAGTAAGAGTCTTCTGCATCGTCAACAAGTTTGGACTCTTCCTTGCTGATCACTCGCTCAATCTCCTCGTCTGAAGACTCCGAGTAGGAGTCTTCTGCATCCCCAACAGGATTAGACTCTTCCTCGCTGATCACTCGCTCGATTTCCTCCTCTAAATCCTCCGAGTAAGAGTCTTCTGAATCGCCAGCAAGTTTGGAATCTTCCTCGCTGATCACTCGCCcaatctcctcctcttcctcctctgaagTCTCCTGGTAAGAGTCTTCTGCATCGCCAAGAGGTTTAGACTCGTCTTTGCCAATCACTCGCTTAATCTCCACCTTCTCTGAAACCTCCTGGTAAGAGTCCTCCGAATAACCAGCAGGTTTGGACTCTTCTTCCTCTATAGCCTCTTGGTAAGAGTCTTCTGCATCACTGACAGGTTTGGACTTTTCTTCGCCAATTATCTTCTCTGAAGCCTCCTGGTAAGAGTCCTCGGTTTTACCGACAGGTGTGGACTCTTTCTTGCCAATCACTCGCTCAAtctcctccacctccccctcctcctcctcctcctcttgacGCTCTCCATCAGACCAAAAAGAGGAGTTAAGTGAAGTCTTGTCGTCGCCCTCATCATCCCACGGAGTGCCGTACGTTTTGTACATGTTGACGACTTGCACTCGTGCCGAGGTGTGTGTGATCTGTGGAGGCAGAGGGCTTAACCAAGGAGCTAAGAGGATTAAGGAGGATCCAGGAGCTCCGTCTCCTGCTGAGCCTCGTCTCAATGCTGAGACAGCTCAAACTGCTGGTGACACCTCCGCTTCTTTGTGTTTGTTCCTTTTATTCGATTCAATATTATTTTATCCATTTGAAAAGAGTGACAGGAACTTGGCACTGGGATGTAGTAATCACTCAACCACCAGGACCCCTCGGTATTCAGTTTGTCTATGTTTTAATTGGGTTTATTGTttaattttatgtatttattttgcttGCTGCAAAAATGATTACTTCTTGTGGGacaataaatatgtatatattatattactgaaATTACTATTTTATGCTGGTCCAGTCTATTGTCACCTAAAAGTCTCCATTTGATTTAATTTGACATGATTTTAGAATGTGTTGATGTTGCTAAAGATAGATAGGGTAAGTTTAGATATAATAGATTACCTGAGTCTTCACTGTAGATGGATTCATCGCAGACAAGTGATTGGCCTTTATGTTTCCTGTAGGGAGAGAAAAATACAACAGTATTTGTTACATTTCCATCAAAGATGATCTTAAGGAAGTAAAAAGCTCCGGTTTGAGCAGTTACACAGGTTTTTCTTCGGGATCCActctcttttcttttatatagacagtTGTTGTTATCCTTATGTGACAAGTCACTTCATGATGAATTCAAATCTTAAGTTGTCAGTGAGCAATAAAGTAAATTTAAAGCTActttaaatgtgtctctttaTTCTATGTGTCACACAACCGATCCACAGAAAAGGAGCGACAACTTGGGTCAATTATTGTCATTCgtcaaataaaaatacaaaaacagatTTTCAATACTGCATTATTTTatcactataaaaaaaaaaaaaacactatttgcatttctttgacTGCTGGTCAGACAACTAACTTTTAAGACACTAGTTTGGGCTctcttttcaatgaaaatgtgtCATTATTGACACTATAtaaattatatactgtatataaattaaCTTAAAATATGACGGATTATCAATACTGAAAATGATAATTATTTGCAGCCAAATGTACATTAAATAGCATATTTATGGAAAGTTTACATTCATTATTTTGGCCTGTAGAAATTATCAGGGGGGTTAGCgtttatattagggctgggcgatatggagaaaatcaaatatcacaatattttggaccaaataccttgatatcaaaacgatattgtagtggtgactattggtgctttcacaaaatatttacacaatgagatttttgataaataatcatcagtaatgtggataataataatgactaagtgggtaaaggcaaataattgaACAGTTACGACAGTCTGGTACGTTCAAAaaaatcactttactgtaatgcagcctttaaaggacgacttattgggaatttagcttattcaccgtaacccccagagttagacaagtcgatacatacccttctcatctccgtgcgtgctgtaaggctgtctgacggctccagcggcatcaggccagcacagaacatgcaggtgaatggttccagcaatcctactgctcccaataagtgacaaaataacaccaacatgttcctatttacatgttgtgatttgtggaGTTACattgtgtacaaaaaacaacttaacatgagacacagccgtcttctaaccgtaaacaaacctggaactatattctcaggtggaagaatatagtacttgggcggagtgatatgctcacagcaagcccgtctgagaatatagttcccagtttgtttactgttagaagatggctgtgtctcatgttacgttgttttttgtacacgctgtgactctacaaatcacaacatgtaaataggaacatgttggcgttattttgtcacaatttggagcagtagtctagttggaaccagttacctgcaggatctttgctaggctaagctaatgctggaaccgtcagacagcgttacagcacgcaaagagatgagaagggtatgtatcgacttgtcttactctgggagTTACGGTGAGCTAAAGTCCcagtaagtcggcgtgttcctttaaaaccaggaaaagacacttatgccatatgacgatatccaaaatctaagacgatatctactctcatatcacaatattgatatattgcccagctttatatatagtttatataATATTTCTTTTGTGTAAACTATCTTTAAAATTAAAAGGAAGTCACAGACCCATAACTCTGATGTAATTGTTTTAAATGCATCTAttttctgtgtctctttctACATGTCGATCCCGTGGTCTGTTTATTTTTCCAGTTTTCTGTAAAATCTTTAGCATACCTGCCTTTGACAGATGAGCCATGAAGTAAAATGTTTGGATATACCTGAGATATGACTTTGCCAAGTGCACTTTATTcgaacaaattaaaataatttattgcaCTCATTCTTGAGTTCTCTCTGTACACCTAAGATGTTTTGTGATTTGTAATATGTTTTGTCGGTTTGACATCCCGGTTATGAAAGAAACGATATTTCATTCTGCTCCACTTTTCACACATGGAATGTTAACTTGAAACTTGATAAACAAATGGAAAACAGCTGAATGAACAAACACACGAGTCTTATTTACTAAAAATTACCTCAGGACTTTTCTCTTGATGAAGCGCCCCCTGTGGGATTCAGGAATGGATGCGGAGCTATCGCAGCTGTCGCTAAGCGGCGGTTGGAGGGTGTCGTCAGGATCCGGCTCCACCTGCAGCCGGCCGGGAGGCCCTGGGGGCAGCCGGCGCTTCAGAGCCACAGAGTGTTGAGCGTACGAGTCAAAGTTTCCCTGCTGCCGTCCATGGTCTTTGCTCGGACAGGCGGTGAGCACCTGAGTTAAATCATACATTGAGTTAATCAATCATATGTGCCTGATATACTGAAAGTATAGAATGGATTGCTTGTCCACCCTAAATGTTAATCTTgtcttcattttttattttgtttgacaataaaacaaaccttCCCTTGATTGACAAAGCACCTAAATTCACAGAATAATCTGGTTTCATACCAGGTGATACAGATTAAactaggagttatttttttctgaagGTGGATCTTTAACTACTAACTCCATTTTCAAACATATTTAAGATTTTTAAGATATAAACTTACTTTTAggaatcacacagacacagattctctatttattatattattagtatACATAGGAAATAAAACACTATAGGAGTAAAATAAGGTCAATAAATGCCTCAGAGAGCACCACAGACATACCTAGAGAAATATTATAGGAATATACAAGTGTTTCTTCTTCAGAAAACTCTTTGTAACAATGTCTCTCTCGTTTCTGAGAGACAGATTCTAAAATTTGAGTGTTGTTATTGATGTTTAAGATTACTCTATAtcagataaaagaaaaaaatgagagcAATGTGTGGCTACCACTTACATGTCTGTCATGGTCCGCTTGTCCGGCATGTAAGAAAAACCCCTCACCAGAGGGTAAGTAGCACTGACTTACTGTGAAGAAGAAACAAAGAATTCACCAAGTTGTCATACAACTCATTTTAATGGAAAATCTTAAAACTGTTTCACTTGTTTGCTGGCATGCTTTGTTTAGAGAAAAGTGTTGTAAAAATACAGTTATTATCCCCCAGTGCCCTGACCTTTCTCTTTGGTGTAGGCAGGAGGACTCTGCTGAGATGTGGTCGTCTGAGATTTGGCGGGGTTTATCTGAGAGGATGAAGCCAGGCTTTTCCATTCTCCGTGACGAACCAGTTCGTCAAGATCTGACATTACACGAAGAGTGACAGGCTGAGTTAAAACATGGAAATCAAGGGTGCTGAAGATTCTATCCCCCAATGTAGTCAACCTTTTGAGATGTaatcatt from the Perca flavescens isolate YP-PL-M2 chromosome 2, PFLA_1.0, whole genome shotgun sequence genome contains:
- the hyls1 gene encoding hydrolethalus syndrome protein 1, with product MDSLDFSEDEIHEQLVALGYKNIPKHRLREFKQDLDELVRHGEWKSLASSSQINPAKSQTTTSQQSPPAYTKEKVSQCYLPSGEGFFLHAGQADHDRHVLTACPSKDHGRQQGNFDSYAQHSVALKRRLPPGPPGRLQVEPDPDDTLQPPLSDSCDSSASIPESHRGRFIKRKVLRKHKGQSLVCDESIYSEDSDAASCLEERLADLRLSSSAQRDFETEHDDVPSQSETRASETEGLSFSAFESYIRGMTQSQSDGDLRPKPKSFIRPVMSQQTIKKTDPVAKYFQYKQLWEMFKLPGEKDRRDLRWEIRERLAYQPPPPKPRRVYVPNTYIVPTEKKRSALRWEIRNDLANGLPPHKFSHRF